The nucleotide window AGATAGTTGACCTTTCAGTGATCTTAACTCCATTCCACCTGCTTAGCCCAACAAATTCCGGCAAACCAAAGGAGAATACATTCGGCAAGGGGGGAAAAATATCAGATTACTGTTTTTCCTTGGTTTGCTGACTTTATTTGTAAGTTGTGGGGAGCCATATCTAAAATACTGATCTACAGAAGTAAAACtggagcattttaaaaaaatcactagggTCTTAAAGATAGAAAGTCTCACAGTAGATTTTTATTAAATCTAATTCACGATTATGTCCCTTACCGAAGAAACTATTATATAGATGAAGAGCATCAAAATAAGATAAAGGTTGTTATTTTTGCAGTGATAGTCCCAGGAATGGAGTGTTTGAGCTGTGTTAACTAGTGATAGCAGAAAAGGCATGCCTGACAAAGGAGATGTTGTGTGTCCTATCCCACTTTTTCTCTGCTTATTTATAATCCCATATTGAGCTGTTcattacttttctctttttagttGGTGGGAACAAATAGATACTAAcactttctcaaaatatttatttattcatttcaaagtcagaattacagaaagggagacacacctacacacacacacacacacagaaagagagagagagaaatcttgcatccactggcttactccttagatggcctggggctgggccaggccaacgccaggaactcaatccaagactCTTACAAGGCTGGCAAGAGCTGAACATTTGAGATatcactgttgccttccagggtctgcactagcatgagttggagtcgggagccagggcTCAGTATATAATATAGGCATTCTGGTATGGAAGGTGAGTCTACCCAGGAACTTAATCATTAAGCCAAACACCTGTCTTAAGACATTATTATCTTTGATATTgccttaaaaatttattcatacgttcatttttaaaataaatgtgtgttgctTTTTCTATCTTCCTGTTTTAATACTTAAATGTTTAACTATTCCCCTAGTGTATACAATGCCAAGAACATGAGAGAATACTGTTAATCTATAGAAGTTAGTTGctttatattatgtttttaaaaagtatctcaTTTTACAAATCCACAAAGTTCAAATATATCAATTCTTTCAGGGATTAAgcttcaaaaatgaaattttgaaattcaaaaacCATGCAATGAAGTATTGAAGAGTGTACTATTTTATATGAGGAATGATATTTTTATGGATGTATAGTGGAACATGTTAAATACTTTTATGGTAATTGTTATGCAGCTTTAAAGGTAATttgtttagaaattaaaaacaattacaAACGTTTTTAAGAATGACAAAAGTAAAGAAGTTGAAGTAGATTAATATTAATTTACTAAATGAGGTAATTAAGTGTTTaagatttttgttattttcagcCTCTTGGAGCTTAAGAACCAAAGTGAGTAGTAAACAGTTGTGCTGTATGTTCTGTTTAACAGTCTGCACTTTATATAGGAACTGAGTAAGTCTTGGTCCTTCCTACATTTTACGTTCAAATGGTTTGTTTCTCATTTTCAACTTAATTTCATCATATTTTGTTGGCACAATGAacaaatataaaagagaaatgatAATGTGAGAAATTAAATCATTGTATCTGGAGCAAATGAAATGTGcaataatgttaatattttaaataagacagAGATATTGTAAAAAATTACTGAGCTATTGTAGAAAATGGTAGAAAcacctatttttaaaagtgtttatattCTCATTAACGTTTGTTTCAAGTAAGGTGAGAATGTGCTCCTGGGTTAGTTTTCCCAATGACTAGTGAGTTGTGGTTTATTTTCAGGCCAAAGTCCACTTCAGAGATCCGGTCTTGGATCTCACAAATGTTTGCTGATGGTCATCAGAAATGCACATTGAGCCTGGGCCCTGGAAATACAAAGCAAACCAATGGGTGAGTCAGCTGGATTATTTTCGCATTATGACAATATAAATGATACAGATGACAGATTAAACACTGAGCACTCTGACATGTAAAATTTGTTAACAAAGTAAGATTTGAAATCTGGCCAAGAGGACTCAGTCTGAATTTGAATTTGTGAGTACAGCTTGCACACCAAAGGACAATAACCATGAGATTTACAAAATCTAGGAACTGAgtgtttttccttgtttttgagcTTATTCTTGTATAACATTGTAATCTTTATCATAATTTTAGTTTGCCATTAATATTGCTCTAAATTCTAAAATCTATGTCCTTCACATTGTTGTGAAAGTGTTTCCTTAGCTTAAACAGTATGGAATAAATGACGTGATCAAAAGCTTTGCAAGTGTCCcaagaacttattttttttaaaaaagtagcatAATCTTCATAtcataattattctttaaattaaatattaaaagagaGCCCACAGTTCTTGAAATTATTAAAGGGTTTTTATTCAGAAAAGTTTTTAATATAAGTAGGACAGGAAAAATTCTTGGTCTGCCTATGGATTTGGAATCTTGCATAAAGGCAAGGTAAATGTTACAGCATGCACCCACATGTGTTGCCTGGATGCTGGGTGACTGAAAATCAATTCTGTTTGATTTAGCTCCTTCCCATTCAAGGGACAGTCTTTGGACAAACAGTGATGACATCTCCTGAGAGCTGGTGAGAAAGGCAAACTCTCAGCCACCCCAACATCCAAATCTCGATTTTGTAAAGATCCCCAGGTGGTTGATACACACATAAAGGTTTGGGAAACCCTGATCCTGGTCGGTATGAGGCTCAAGCTTGGCTTGAAATTGCAGAGCAGTGTGGCCTCTGTAAAACCTATGCCTGCCAATAattcttattgtttattttttcattcttttacagaaagaagaggaacaCAGGCTTTTGAAAAAAAACTCATAATATTCACAGGGCCAAGAAAATGAATTCACCAAACCTTTGGAACCAACCACCAGAactccaattttgtttttctttggttaACAATTCGTGCCCTAAAAATGTGAGGCCCATGCTGACTGCCTGCACCATGTATGTGGTCATGATTGGTGCTATAGTAATGACCATGCTGGGAAATATGGTTGTGATCATTTCCATTGCTCACTTCAAGCAACTCCACTCCCCAACCAACTTCCTGATTCTTTCCATGGCCATCACTGATTTTTTGCTGAGCTGTGTGGTCATGCCCTTCAGTATGATCAGGTCCATTGAGTCCTGCTGGTACTTTGGAGATCTCTTTTGCAAAATCCACAGTTGCTGTGACATCATGCTCTGCACCACCTCCATTTTCCACCTCTGCTTCATCTCAGTGGACCGTCACTACGCTGTTTGTGACCCTTTGCATTATGTCACCAAAATTACCTTCCCCGTCATTGAGTTCTTTCTGCTCATCAGCTGGTCCATTCCCATCTTGTTTGCCTTTGGCCTGGTATTCTCAGAATTAAACCTAATTGGTGCAGAAGATTTTGTTTCAGCCATTGACTGTACAGGCTTGTGTGTGTTGATCTTCAATAAGCTCTGGGGGGTGCTGGCCTCCTTTATAGCTTTCTTTCTACCTGGGACAGTCATGGTAGGGATTTACATACACATTTTCACAGTAGCCAGGAAACATGCTAAGCAGATTTGTCCTAGGACAAAACTGGCTGGGTCAAAAATCAAAGTGAAGGcatcatccaaaaatgaaagcaaagccACCAAGACGTTAAGCATAGTCATGGGAGTGTTTGTTTTGTGCTGGCTGCCCTTTTTTGTCTTGACGATCACAGATCCTTTCATTAATTTTACAACCCCTGAAGGTTTGTACAATGTCTTCCTGTGGCTGGGTTATTTCAATTCCACTTTCAATCCCATTATATATGGCATGTTTTATCCTTGGTTTCGCAAGGCACTGAAGATGATTGTCACAGGAATGATCTTCCGCCCTGACTCTTCCACCCTAAGCCTGTTTCCTGCACATGCTTAGGCAGTGCTTCCCATTCACCAAGATTCTTCCCTAGTAGGAGATATTGAGTGCTTTTCTCCCCAGACACTGGGACATGACTTGTCCAATTGGAGTAATGGAGTCTGAAGTAGGAACAATACATCTAGC belongs to Oryctolagus cuniculus chromosome 5, mOryCun1.1, whole genome shotgun sequence and includes:
- the TAAR4 gene encoding trace amine-associated receptor 4, yielding MNSPNLWNQPPELQFCFSLVNNSCPKNVRPMLTACTMYVVMIGAIVMTMLGNMVVIISIAHFKQLHSPTNFLILSMAITDFLLSCVVMPFSMIRSIESCWYFGDLFCKIHSCCDIMLCTTSIFHLCFISVDRHYAVCDPLHYVTKITFPVIEFFLLISWSIPILFAFGLVFSELNLIGAEDFVSAIDCTGLCVLIFNKLWGVLASFIAFFLPGTVMVGIYIHIFTVARKHAKQICPRTKLAGSKIKVKASSKNESKATKTLSIVMGVFVLCWLPFFVLTITDPFINFTTPEGLYNVFLWLGYFNSTFNPIIYGMFYPWFRKALKMIVTGMIFRPDSSTLSLFPAHA